Genomic segment of Desulfomicrobium apsheronum:
ACCTGACTTCCGGCACGAAAATCCGGGCCTGCCGACCGGACAAGCCCGCGATCCATCCCGAATGACATGATCCCCGCCGAACACCAAACGACGGGGATCTTCACTTTTTTTCCGGTGCAAAACCCTGAGTATTGGAAAGTCATTTGCCGCCCCCGTCGCATCTTGCTATGCTTGATCCAAATTTTCATGTGTTCACCGATAATCCGCATCCTCCGGGACAACCATTTCCTTCATAAAAGTCTGACTCAAGGAGTCTTCATGCCAACCAGAATCGTAATCACTTTCCTTTTTCTTTCGCTGTTTGCCTGCAGCGCCATGGCCATGGAGGCCTCGGACAGCGCGACCTCGCACCCACTGCCCGTGGGCAGCTCCATGCCGGACCTGCTCCTGCGCGGCGAACTGAACCCGGAGCATCTTAGGCATTTGGGACTCAAAACCCCCGCGCCGCGGCATCTCTCCGAAATAAATGCCAAAACAGTCATCCTCGTAGCGTTCAGCATGTACTGCCCGCACTGCCAGCGCGAAGCCCCGGCCCTCAATGAATTGAACGCACTGATCGCCAGTCGGGGCCTTGGCGAAGACGTCAAGCTCATCGGTGTCGGCATCGGCAACTCGGATTTCGAGGTACAGGTCTTCCGCGACAAGTACGCCATCACCTTTCCCCTCTTTTCCGACCCGGATTTCAAGGTCAACAAGGAGATCGGCGAAGTCGGGACCCCGTTCTTCTACGTGCTGGCCATGAACCCGGAGAAAAAGGAAATTCGTGTCGCCAAGACACTGCTCGGGCGCATGGAATCGGCGGAAACATTTCTTGAGCAAGCCTTGAAAGCCTGTGACGGAGGAAAATGAACATGATGCGCGCGCTGCTTTTTGCCGCACTGCTGACCATTGTCCCGGCCCTGCTCCCGGCCCAGGAAACGCCGATACCAAAAGAACGCATCTTCGAGACAGGCAGCCTGGACCCGCTGGACAGCAGCCTGAAGGTCAAGGTCGGTGACCCGGCGCCGGACTTCTCCCTGCCGACAATCGATGGACGCACCGTCACCCTGGCCGAGTTCCGGGGCAAGAAGAACGTCGTCCTGTCCTTCATTCCGGCGGCCTGGACGCCGGTCTGCTCCGGGCAGTGGCCCGGTTACAACATCGTAGAGGACATGTTCGATCAGGCCGAAACCCAGCTCGTGGGCATAAGCGTGGACAACGTGCCCACGCTGCACGCCTGGGTGCAGGAGATGGGCGGGGTGTGGTTCCCCGTGGCCTCGGATTTCTATCCGCACGGCAGATTGGCCGAGGCGCTGGGCATCCTGCGTTCAACGGGCGAGGCCGAACGCTCCCTGTTCCTGATCGATAAGCAGGGCATCATCCGCTACATCGACGTGCACGACATCAACTCGCGCCCGGACCTGGGGCCGCTCATGAAGGCCATGCAGGAACTCAAGTAGTGAATGGTGATTGGTGAATGATGAATGGGAGAGAACGTGGATGCTTGCCGCGCCTGTTTCCCGGAAAGTCGGGCTCGACGCGACGCGGATCGGGATTTACAGAGGCAGCATCCGTCTTGATTGGGAACACCCTGCAACCTGAGAGCAAGGAGAAACATGATGGAACTCCTGGACGCCATCCACACCCGTCGCAGCATCCGCAAATATCTCGATAAACCCGTCCCGGAGGAGATGCTCGGCATCCTCCTCAAGGCCGCCATGAGCGCGCCTTCGGCGGGAAACCAGCAGCCCTGGCATTTCATCGTCATAAGGGACAGGACCAAGCTCGACTCCATCCCAAGCTTCCATCCCTACAGCAAGATGGTCCTGCAGGCCCCTGCGGCCATTGTGGTCTGCGGCGACCCGGACGGCAAGAAATGGCCGACCTTCTGGGATCAGGACGCAAGCGCCGCCACCCAGAACATCCTCCTGGCCGCCCGTGACCTCGGGCTCGGCACAGTCTGGGTCGGAATCTACCCGGAGAAGGACCGCATGGACGGCTTCCGCAAGCTCCTCGGCATCCCGGAAAACATCATCCCCTTCTCCCTCGTCCCGGTGGGCTGGCCGGACGGAACCTTCGAGGCCGTGAACCGCTTCAGGCCGGAACTGATCCATAACGAGTCGTGGGGCGCCAAGTAGCCACAACGCTTCGAACAAACGCCCCGGCTTTGCGCATTGCACTGGACCGGGGCGTTACTCATGAGCGCCGAGACAATCCATAACTCCAGTCCCACGCCCAGCACCGCCGTGAACGGCGCTCCCACATAATACGAAGCACCGCCTTCGCGGGTGTCGTCCGAGGCGTTGATCCTGGAAACGTACTCGAGTCTGTCCGGCATCAAAAAAGGCGGACCAAAAAGGCCCGCCATCCAAAACTATATTTTCTGCTCAACCAACTGAAAACACGGAATACACAGTGTCTGCCCGGCAAAACGGCGCGTGCGCGACTCCATGGTCTTTTCGCCGCAGTGCGCGCAGGCAAGGCTTTCCAGGATCTTGGGAGGCCGTGGCGCGCCCTGCTCCACCGGGGTGACGCAGAACATCTCCTCAAGGGGCAGGGTCATGAAGCGCTGCTGCAGACCGGCGCGCAGTTCGG
This window contains:
- a CDS encoding peroxiredoxin family protein, which encodes MPTRIVITFLFLSLFACSAMAMEASDSATSHPLPVGSSMPDLLLRGELNPEHLRHLGLKTPAPRHLSEINAKTVILVAFSMYCPHCQREAPALNELNALIASRGLGEDVKLIGVGIGNSDFEVQVFRDKYAITFPLFSDPDFKVNKEIGEVGTPFFYVLAMNPEKKEIRVAKTLLGRMESAETFLEQALKACDGGK
- a CDS encoding peroxiredoxin, with translation MMRALLFAALLTIVPALLPAQETPIPKERIFETGSLDPLDSSLKVKVGDPAPDFSLPTIDGRTVTLAEFRGKKNVVLSFIPAAWTPVCSGQWPGYNIVEDMFDQAETQLVGISVDNVPTLHAWVQEMGGVWFPVASDFYPHGRLAEALGILRSTGEAERSLFLIDKQGIIRYIDVHDINSRPDLGPLMKAMQELK
- a CDS encoding nitroreductase family protein → MMELLDAIHTRRSIRKYLDKPVPEEMLGILLKAAMSAPSAGNQQPWHFIVIRDRTKLDSIPSFHPYSKMVLQAPAAIVVCGDPDGKKWPTFWDQDASAATQNILLAARDLGLGTVWVGIYPEKDRMDGFRKLLGIPENIIPFSLVPVGWPDGTFEAVNRFRPELIHNESWGAK